One window of Hylemonella gracilis genomic DNA carries:
- a CDS encoding sensor histidine kinase, with translation MPSSSLPMPTPSHCWRGWRACCLALGVVVAGFLDAGATGVPAGAGVADAVGTTTGVQELSAARAVVRVMGQEPVVLGPVTLPYHWDRAHVGHSGQAEFELRFDAPGHELAQGEPYGIYFPRIGNTAEVWLNGTLLERLGDLDRPNTADYAKGPQYVTVPPQLITGADNRLIIRLHADKGRRGGLARPLLGPQAEVRPLYDATYGMRVEMSVIIAVFSLLVGSLALALWITQPEGGPARGQVGPQSNALYLAAFLAEYCWALRVGDVMIHRPPLPWPIWNVVVTAAFAGWIAGVGWFCHCVAGWHQRPSARWVKLGLVALVASSVLAAAMAQLRGNPVWLTVWLGMANLVFVAYALLYLWRALLHPQDRTRLVVGLIGTLNVVMGVRDWMAIRLVAGSLEVNTWIRYSSVLFGLALLVIMIQRFRAASQHARELTQQLSERVAAREQELALSYAKLETLARDQARQQERGRILKDMHDGVGVHLSTAIRQLRSGAASSEELLRTLTDSLDQLKLSIDAMQVEPSDVGAMLAGLRYRLEPRLRAGGITLHWTVDELPPLARLDVGDARNLQFLLFGVISNVLQHAQASHLSVSAQRDHGPEGAALHIVIEDDGQGFEPALTPGKGLQAMHERAAALMARLELISSSQGTRVELMLPIDVARPPAAPNAPARG, from the coding sequence ATGCCGTCCTCCTCCCTGCCGATGCCCACGCCAAGCCACTGCTGGCGTGGTTGGCGCGCCTGTTGCCTTGCGCTCGGGGTGGTGGTCGCCGGCTTCCTGGACGCGGGCGCGACTGGCGTACCGGCTGGTGCTGGCGTGGCGGATGCCGTGGGTACGACGACGGGCGTGCAGGAACTCAGCGCGGCGCGCGCCGTCGTCCGTGTGATGGGGCAGGAGCCGGTGGTGCTCGGCCCGGTCACGCTGCCCTACCACTGGGACCGCGCGCATGTGGGCCATTCCGGGCAGGCCGAATTCGAATTGCGCTTTGACGCCCCTGGGCACGAGCTCGCGCAAGGAGAGCCTTACGGCATCTACTTTCCGCGCATCGGCAACACGGCCGAAGTCTGGCTCAACGGCACCCTGCTGGAGCGCCTGGGCGACCTGGACCGGCCGAACACGGCCGACTATGCCAAGGGCCCGCAGTACGTCACCGTGCCGCCGCAGTTGATCACCGGCGCAGACAACCGCCTCATCATCCGCCTGCACGCCGACAAGGGGCGGCGCGGCGGCCTGGCGCGGCCGCTGCTGGGGCCGCAGGCCGAGGTGCGCCCCCTCTATGACGCCACCTACGGCATGCGCGTCGAGATGTCCGTCATCATCGCCGTGTTCAGCCTGCTGGTGGGTAGCCTGGCCCTGGCCTTGTGGATCACGCAGCCCGAGGGTGGGCCGGCCCGGGGCCAGGTCGGGCCGCAGTCCAACGCGCTGTACCTGGCGGCTTTTCTGGCCGAATACTGCTGGGCCCTGCGCGTGGGCGACGTGATGATCCATCGACCGCCCTTGCCCTGGCCGATCTGGAACGTGGTGGTGACGGCGGCCTTCGCGGGCTGGATCGCCGGGGTGGGCTGGTTCTGCCATTGCGTGGCGGGGTGGCACCAGCGTCCCTCGGCGCGCTGGGTCAAGCTGGGGCTGGTGGCGCTGGTGGCTTCCTCGGTGCTCGCTGCGGCCATGGCACAGCTGCGTGGCAACCCGGTCTGGCTGACGGTCTGGCTGGGCATGGCCAATCTGGTCTTCGTGGCCTACGCGCTGTTGTATCTCTGGCGCGCGCTGCTGCACCCGCAAGACCGCACGCGACTCGTCGTGGGGCTGATCGGCACGCTCAACGTGGTCATGGGCGTGCGTGATTGGATGGCCATCCGCCTGGTGGCGGGCAGCCTGGAGGTCAACACCTGGATCCGTTATTCCTCCGTGCTGTTCGGCCTGGCCCTGCTCGTCATCATGATCCAGCGCTTTCGCGCCGCCAGTCAGCATGCGCGTGAACTGACGCAGCAGTTGAGCGAGCGCGTGGCCGCGCGCGAGCAGGAACTGGCCCTCAGTTACGCCAAGCTCGAGACGCTGGCGCGCGACCAAGCCCGACAGCAGGAGCGGGGACGCATCCTCAAGGACATGCACGACGGCGTGGGCGTGCACTTGAGCACCGCCATCCGCCAGCTCCGCTCGGGTGCCGCCAGCAGCGAGGAACTGCTGCGCACGCTGACGGACTCGCTGGACCAGCTCAAGCTCTCCATCGACGCCATGCAGGTCGAGCCCAGTGACGTGGGGGCCATGCTGGCGGGGTTGCGTTATCGGCTGGAGCCTCGCCTGCGTGCCGGTGGCATCACGTTGCACTGGACGGTGGATGAGCTGCCGCCGCTGGCGCGCCTGGACGTCGGCGACGCCCGCAACCTGCAGTTCCTGCTGTTTGGCGTCATCTCCAATGTGCTGCAGCACGCGCAGGCCAGCCACCTCAGCGTGTCGGCCCAGCGGGACCACGGCCCCGAGGGCGCGGCCCTGCACATCGTGATCGAGGACGACGGACAGGGTTTCGAACCCGCGCTCACGCCGGGCAAGGGCCTGCAAGCCATGCATGAACGTGCCGCTGCCCTGATGGCCCGGCTGGAACTCATCAGCTCCAGCCAGGGCACCCGGGTCGAGCTGATGCTGCCGATCGACGTGGCCAGGCCACCTGCTGCCCCCAACGCGCCTGCGCGTGGCTGA
- the queA gene encoding tRNA preQ1(34) S-adenosylmethionine ribosyltransferase-isomerase QueA — protein MPHSAASGAPRPTAPARVHTLSDFDFALPPELIAQHPAPERSASRLLDGRDSRPSAQPVDRIFRELPALLQPGDLLVFNDTKVVKARLFGHKPAPPRGTSSPVGGKLELLIERVLTGHEVVAHMKVSKKPAAGTVLQMTGGYTATLLGRWPDEDGQLFRLRFSDEPHRMMERHGHVPLPPYIERHLDRGDELDHGDSAEDLARYQTVFAAKPGAAAAPTAALHFDDGVLGALDARGVRRANVTLHVGAGTFSPVKTENLAEHRMHREWYEVPAATQQAIAETKARGGRIVAVGTTTIRTLESWAKTGQTSGDTEIFITPGFDFEVADLLITNFHLPKSTLMMLVSAFAGYEHIMALYRHAIAQRYRFFSYGDAMVLERTE, from the coding sequence ATGCCACATTCCGCCGCCTCCGGCGCGCCCCGGCCTACCGCCCCGGCCCGCGTCCACACCCTGAGCGATTTCGACTTCGCTCTGCCCCCTGAACTCATCGCCCAGCACCCCGCGCCCGAGCGCAGCGCCTCGCGTCTGCTCGATGGCCGCGACAGCCGGCCCAGCGCGCAACCGGTGGACCGCATCTTCCGTGAACTGCCCGCGTTGCTGCAGCCCGGCGACCTGCTGGTCTTCAACGACACCAAGGTAGTCAAGGCCCGCTTGTTTGGCCATAAACCGGCTCCCCCCCGAGGCACCAGCTCACCCGTCGGCGGCAAGCTGGAATTGCTGATCGAGCGCGTGCTGACGGGCCACGAGGTCGTGGCCCACATGAAGGTCAGCAAGAAGCCAGCCGCGGGCACCGTCCTGCAGATGACGGGCGGCTACACCGCCACACTGTTGGGCCGCTGGCCCGACGAAGACGGGCAACTGTTCCGCCTGCGCTTCAGCGACGAGCCCCACCGGATGATGGAGCGGCACGGTCATGTGCCGCTGCCACCGTACATCGAACGTCACCTCGACCGGGGTGACGAGTTAGACCACGGCGACAGCGCCGAAGACCTGGCACGTTACCAGACCGTCTTCGCCGCCAAACCCGGCGCCGCTGCCGCGCCCACCGCCGCCCTGCATTTCGACGATGGCGTGCTGGGCGCGCTCGACGCGCGCGGCGTGCGGCGCGCCAACGTCACCCTGCACGTGGGCGCCGGCACCTTCTCACCCGTCAAGACCGAGAACCTGGCCGAACACCGCATGCACCGCGAGTGGTACGAGGTGCCCGCCGCCACGCAGCAAGCCATCGCAGAGACCAAGGCCCGCGGCGGCCGCATCGTCGCCGTGGGCACCACCACCATCCGCACGCTGGAATCCTGGGCAAAAACAGGACAGACCAGCGGCGACACCGAGATCTTCATCACCCCCGGCTTTGACTTCGAAGTGGCGGACCTGCTGATCACCAACTTCCACCTGCCCAAATCCACCCTGATGATGCTGGTCAGCGCGTTCGCGGGTTACGAGCACATCATGGCGCTGTACCGGCATGCGATCGCGCAGCGGTATCGGTTTTTCAGTTATGGGGACGCAATGGTGTTGGAACGAACAGAATGA
- the fghA gene encoding S-formylglutathione hydrolase yields MNRVERHACFGGRQEVWKHPSAALGCDMRFGVYLPPAAVAGERCPVLYWLAGLTCNEQTFITKAGAQEHAARHGLILVAPDTSPRGAGVPNVDSYDLGEGAGFYVNATQAPWSQHYRMQDYVAQELPALVEQQFPTTEARGIFGHSMGGHGALITALRNPDRYRSVSAFAPVVAPSQVPWGSKAFAAYLGEDRAAWKAWDAVELIAGASERLPILVDQGDSDEFLSKQLRPELLEQACAAAGHSLTLRRHPGYDHSYYFIASFIGDHLAHHAASLS; encoded by the coding sequence ATGAACCGCGTCGAGCGCCACGCCTGCTTTGGTGGCCGTCAGGAAGTCTGGAAGCACCCGTCCGCCGCCCTGGGCTGCGACATGAGATTCGGCGTTTACCTGCCGCCCGCCGCCGTGGCCGGCGAGCGCTGCCCCGTGCTGTACTGGCTGGCCGGCCTGACCTGCAATGAACAGACCTTCATCACCAAGGCTGGCGCGCAGGAACACGCGGCGCGCCATGGCCTCATCCTGGTCGCGCCCGACACCAGCCCGCGTGGCGCGGGTGTGCCCAATGTGGACAGCTACGATCTGGGCGAGGGCGCGGGCTTCTACGTGAATGCCACGCAGGCGCCTTGGTCCCAGCACTACCGCATGCAGGACTACGTGGCCCAGGAATTGCCCGCGCTGGTGGAGCAGCAATTCCCCACGACCGAGGCGCGTGGCATTTTCGGTCACAGCATGGGCGGCCATGGCGCGCTCATCACCGCGCTGCGCAACCCGGACCGCTACCGCAGCGTCTCGGCCTTCGCCCCCGTGGTCGCGCCCAGCCAGGTGCCCTGGGGCAGCAAGGCTTTCGCCGCCTACCTGGGCGAGGACCGTGCCGCCTGGAAGGCGTGGGACGCCGTGGAACTGATCGCCGGCGCGAGTGAACGCCTGCCCATCCTGGTGGACCAGGGCGACAGCGATGAATTCCTGAGCAAGCAGTTGCGTCCCGAGCTGCTGGAACAGGCCTGCGCTGCGGCCGGCCACTCCTTGACTCTGCGCCGCCATCCGGGCTACGACCACAGCTATTACTTCATCGCCAGCTTCATAGGCGACCATCTGGCGCACCACGCGGCTTCGTTGAGCTGA
- a CDS encoding glutathione binding-like protein — protein sequence MILYTSPLACSCAAHMILIELGLPHEIKFVDIYAQPHALVDDGQIYASVNPKNAVPALRLDSGELLTEIGVILQYIANLKPDAGLQPKAGSLAHYRVMEWLSYVGSDVHKTIGPLFHPHMPETAKEIHRQNLKRRLTYVDEQLAHRSYLTGETFTVADAYLFVMIGWEPYFKFDLSPYSNLAGFHARIASRSSFAQMLESIASVLERMKLPVFPSMKSS from the coding sequence ATGATTCTTTATACCTCCCCGCTCGCCTGCTCTTGCGCAGCGCACATGATATTGATCGAGCTTGGCCTTCCTCATGAAATCAAGTTCGTTGATATCTACGCGCAACCGCACGCCTTGGTGGACGATGGACAGATCTACGCGAGTGTGAATCCCAAGAATGCCGTCCCCGCGCTGAGGCTCGACTCAGGTGAATTGCTGACGGAGATCGGGGTCATCCTGCAATACATCGCCAACTTGAAGCCGGACGCCGGGCTGCAGCCGAAAGCAGGCAGCTTGGCACATTACCGGGTGATGGAGTGGTTGAGCTACGTGGGCTCCGATGTGCACAAAACGATCGGTCCCCTGTTCCATCCGCACATGCCGGAGACTGCGAAAGAGATCCACAGGCAAAACCTCAAGCGCAGATTGACTTACGTCGATGAACAGTTGGCGCATCGGTCGTATCTGACCGGCGAGACCTTCACCGTGGCGGATGCCTACCTGTTCGTGATGATCGGATGGGAGCCCTATTTCAAGTTCGATCTGTCACCGTACTCCAACCTTGCTGGTTTTCATGCGCGGATTGCGTCAAGGTCATCATTTGCGCAAATGCTCGAGAGCATTGCATCGGTACTTGAGCGCATGAAACTTCCGGTATTTCCCAGTATGAAGTCTTCCTGA
- a CDS encoding putative bifunctional diguanylate cyclase/phosphodiesterase gives MHDPDDPRPPASDAGAAAAMPLRLLLRFADAAYERRFVKHYVAFYFRYAQASLVLGAVLIVGDYLVDHIAYGGVESNLLRLTVALPVLLAGLGYSLLPDARRHWQPAMSGFIITVAFSLFVTLTRIDDEGGAGLRSWVGVLNFTFLQFYCFVILGVQFRYALASGLVILAAFEYALWSHAGLTLPQAVYWSYHVITLFILAAGIGWWREYLLRKEYVARASLDDSRAAAEQRALRLAHYDEVTGLPNRRLFAELAVPVIERARRGGTGCTVLHVEIDRLAGIHHVYGRGAGDAALSDITQRIRLCIRSGDLAAAGTAGEEPGVVARLGDSAFSILLADLDSQERASLVAQRLLTAVAQPVVVDAQPLVLSASIGIALFPGDSPDLTGLMQCAAQAARTAAEAGGGQHMFFDAALNARARERVLLETELRQAIQTGQLCLHYQPKVNVRSGRIVGAEALVRWAHPQRGMIPPGHFIPLAEESGLIAPLTDWVLNAACDSLRRWADAGLPELPLSVNLPASSLADARLLDQLEALMQRYGLRPSSLTLELTETMLMRDIGAAIGVLERLRAQGYGLALDDFGTGYSSLNYLKRLPVNELKIDRAFVIDVARGGRDGALAAAVITLGRELGLQVVAEGVETEEQSEFLSGRGCVLQQGYLHSRPVPQGEFEALLRAGAV, from the coding sequence ATGCACGATCCCGATGACCCCCGCCCGCCTGCCAGCGACGCAGGCGCGGCCGCCGCCATGCCGTTGCGGCTGCTGCTGCGTTTCGCCGACGCGGCCTACGAGCGGCGCTTCGTCAAGCACTACGTCGCCTTTTATTTCCGTTACGCGCAGGCCAGCCTGGTGCTGGGCGCGGTGCTCATCGTGGGCGACTATCTGGTGGACCACATCGCCTACGGCGGCGTGGAATCCAATCTGCTGCGTCTGACGGTGGCCTTGCCGGTGCTGTTGGCCGGCCTGGGGTATTCGTTGCTGCCCGATGCGCGCCGGCACTGGCAGCCGGCGATGAGCGGCTTCATCATCACGGTGGCCTTCAGCCTCTTCGTGACGTTGACGCGCATCGACGACGAAGGCGGTGCCGGCCTGCGCAGCTGGGTCGGCGTGCTCAACTTCACCTTCCTGCAGTTCTATTGTTTCGTGATCCTGGGGGTGCAATTCCGCTACGCCCTGGCCTCGGGGCTGGTCATCCTGGCCGCCTTCGAGTACGCGCTGTGGTCACACGCCGGCCTGACGCTGCCGCAGGCGGTCTACTGGTCCTACCATGTGATCACGCTCTTCATCCTCGCGGCCGGCATCGGCTGGTGGCGCGAGTACCTGCTGCGCAAGGAGTACGTGGCGCGCGCCAGCCTGGACGATTCCCGCGCCGCGGCCGAGCAGCGGGCGCTGCGGCTCGCGCATTACGATGAAGTCACGGGCCTGCCCAACCGTCGCCTCTTCGCCGAACTGGCCGTGCCGGTGATCGAACGCGCGCGGCGTGGCGGCACGGGCTGCACCGTGCTGCACGTCGAGATCGACCGCCTCGCCGGCATCCATCATGTCTACGGGCGTGGCGCGGGCGACGCGGCCCTGTCCGACATCACCCAGCGCATCCGCCTGTGCATCCGCAGCGGTGATCTGGCCGCAGCTGGCACGGCGGGTGAGGAGCCAGGCGTGGTGGCGCGACTGGGCGATAGCGCGTTTTCGATCCTGCTGGCCGACCTCGACAGCCAGGAGCGCGCCTCCCTCGTCGCGCAGCGCCTGCTGACTGCGGTGGCCCAGCCCGTGGTCGTGGACGCGCAACCTCTGGTGCTGTCGGCCAGCATCGGCATCGCGCTGTTTCCTGGTGATTCCCCGGACCTCACGGGCCTGATGCAATGTGCCGCGCAGGCGGCGCGGACCGCCGCGGAGGCCGGTGGGGGCCAGCACATGTTCTTCGACGCAGCGCTCAACGCCCGAGCCCGCGAGCGTGTGCTGCTCGAAACCGAGCTGCGCCAGGCCATCCAGACCGGGCAACTCTGCCTGCACTACCAACCCAAGGTGAATGTGCGCAGCGGCCGCATCGTCGGTGCCGAGGCCCTGGTGCGCTGGGCGCACCCGCAGCGCGGCATGATCCCGCCGGGGCATTTCATCCCCCTGGCCGAGGAAAGCGGCCTGATCGCCCCGTTGACGGACTGGGTGCTGAACGCTGCCTGCGACAGTCTGCGCCGCTGGGCGGACGCGGGCCTTCCCGAGCTGCCGCTGTCCGTCAACCTGCCGGCGTCCAGTCTGGCCGACGCGCGCCTGCTCGACCAGCTGGAGGCACTGATGCAGCGCTACGGCTTGCGCCCGTCCAGCTTGACGCTGGAGCTGACCGAGACCATGCTGATGCGCGACATCGGCGCCGCCATCGGCGTGCTCGAACGGCTGCGCGCCCAGGGTTACGGCCTGGCGCTCGACGACTTCGGCACCGGCTATTCCTCGCTCAACTACCTCAAGCGCCTGCCGGTGAACGAGCTGAAGATCGACCGCGCCTTCGTCATCGACGTGGCGCGCGGCGGCCGTGACGGCGCGCTGGCCGCGGCCGTCATCACCCTGGGCCGGGAACTGGGCCTGCAGGTCGTTGCCGAGGGGGTGGAGACCGAGGAACAGTCGGAGTTTCTGAGTGGCCGGGGCTGCGTGTTGCAGCAGGGTTACCTGCACTCCCGGCCGGTGCCCCAGGGCGAGTTCGAGGCCTTGCTGAGGGCGGGGGCTGTGTGA
- a CDS encoding helix-turn-helix transcriptional regulator, whose product MTDRNDNALGNYLRNRRTRLDPAAFGFAGQRRRTPGLRREEVAQLAHISQTWYTCLEQGRGGPPSGEALDRIARALMLTEGEREHLFLLGLGRTPTRPQLPDAAQADAVSPRLQRLLDALPWSPAYIKTLTWDLVAWNRAADRVFGYGALPPGQRSILRRIFLDPATRAKQVDWDSVARYVVAAFRADAARATWAAAEVQALVDELAQGSPDFAALWQAHDVHAQGGGTKRLRHPQAGTLALEYSSFAVEGRPDLGLMVFNPISLQDQARLRALLDDTAMAMPSSSSAPTLPTDAEEPAPLSP is encoded by the coding sequence ATGACCGACCGCAACGACAACGCCCTGGGCAACTACCTGCGCAACCGGCGCACGCGGCTGGACCCGGCCGCCTTCGGCTTTGCCGGGCAGCGCCGGCGCACGCCCGGCCTGCGCCGGGAGGAAGTGGCCCAGCTCGCCCACATCAGCCAGACCTGGTACACCTGCCTGGAGCAGGGGCGCGGCGGCCCGCCTTCGGGCGAGGCGCTGGACCGCATCGCCCGCGCGCTGATGCTGACCGAGGGCGAGCGCGAACACCTGTTCCTGCTTGGGCTGGGGCGGACGCCGACCCGGCCACAGCTGCCGGACGCAGCGCAGGCGGACGCGGTGTCACCCCGGCTGCAGCGTCTGCTGGACGCCCTGCCCTGGAGCCCGGCCTACATCAAGACGCTGACCTGGGATCTGGTGGCCTGGAACCGCGCGGCCGATCGGGTGTTCGGCTATGGCGCCCTGCCGCCGGGACAACGCAGCATCCTGCGCCGCATCTTCCTGGACCCGGCCACACGGGCCAAGCAAGTCGACTGGGACAGCGTGGCCCGCTACGTGGTGGCGGCCTTCCGCGCCGACGCCGCGCGCGCCACCTGGGCCGCCGCCGAGGTGCAGGCCCTGGTGGACGAACTCGCGCAAGGCAGCCCCGACTTCGCGGCCCTGTGGCAAGCCCACGACGTGCATGCCCAGGGCGGAGGCACCAAGCGCCTGCGGCATCCGCAGGCCGGTACCCTGGCGCTGGAGTATTCAAGCTTCGCCGTCGAAGGGCGGCCGGACCTGGGCCTGATGGTGTTCAACCCCATCAGCCTGCAGGATCAGGCCCGGCTGCGGGCCTTGCTGGACGACACCGCAATGGCCATGCCGTCCTCGTCCTCCGCGCCTACACTGCCCACCGACGCGGAAGAGCCCGCGCCACTTTCACCTTGA
- a CDS encoding AraC family transcriptional regulator, with the protein MNESTRIQRKVWSRQDIGLTASVLQQNDLLVHTFVTDHPSLILLRRGRKTVKAGGKTVVLSPGDAVAIAPGTTCDVQNETERGQFESTWIVCAAPIISTMARAFPHHSKLKDIAVFKELGCEFLQSFERACLAITSPDLLPQVVAEHRMQELLSWLAHSGWILNPEPPSDLQAKIRRLISAAPEQAWVSKDLAQALAMSEATFRRRLATLGQSFNSILIDVRMTTALTLLQVTDHAISDIAYQVGYESASRFSARFKKRFGFSPTVVRGAPSPRDAA; encoded by the coding sequence ATGAATGAGTCAACTCGAATCCAACGGAAAGTCTGGTCGAGGCAGGACATCGGTTTGACGGCATCGGTTCTTCAGCAGAACGATCTTCTCGTTCACACCTTCGTCACCGATCACCCCTCTCTTATTCTGCTGCGGCGGGGCCGAAAAACCGTCAAGGCTGGAGGCAAGACCGTGGTCCTGTCGCCAGGCGATGCCGTGGCCATCGCACCGGGCACGACCTGTGATGTCCAGAACGAGACCGAACGAGGACAGTTTGAGTCCACCTGGATCGTTTGCGCGGCCCCGATCATTTCCACGATGGCGCGCGCTTTCCCGCATCACTCGAAACTGAAAGACATCGCCGTGTTCAAGGAATTGGGGTGCGAGTTCCTGCAGTCATTCGAGCGTGCCTGCCTGGCCATCACTTCGCCCGATCTCTTGCCCCAGGTGGTTGCCGAGCATCGCATGCAAGAGTTGCTGTCTTGGCTGGCTCACTCCGGATGGATATTGAATCCAGAACCCCCTTCCGATTTGCAAGCAAAAATCCGGCGCTTGATCAGCGCCGCACCGGAGCAAGCCTGGGTCTCCAAGGATCTGGCTCAGGCCCTTGCAATGAGCGAAGCAACCTTTCGACGCCGACTCGCGACTCTGGGGCAGTCTTTCAACAGCATCCTGATCGATGTCCGGATGACCACCGCCTTGACGCTCTTGCAAGTCACCGATCACGCGATTTCGGACATCGCCTATCAGGTCGGCTACGAATCAGCCTCACGCTTCTCGGCGCGATTTAAAAAGCGGTTCGGCTTCTCACCGACGGTTGTTCGAGGCGCACCCTCACCACGCGACGCTGCTTAG
- the tehA gene encoding dicarboxylate transporter/tellurite-resistance protein TehA, which yields MHTRLPPVPASFFSMVLGLAGLGTGWRVAARHWGLPPWIGEAVMLLAGLVWLSLIVLYGLKWRHQREAARAEIAHPIQCCFVALIPVTTMLIGMAALPYCHAVALLLCTAGGLGALAFGVWRHGGLWRGGRSVSATTPVLYLPTVAANLVSAIAMSALGWPELGQLFFGAGVLAWLVLESLIISRLLTAEELPSALRPTLGIQMAPPAVALLAYAAVTSGPPDLLARMLLGYALVQALLALRLLPWVRQPFTPGYWAYTFGVTALATSVMRYTERGSDPIFGALAPLLFIAANVVVLGLAIRTGVALLQGRLLPVQAPAQTTQKTSA from the coding sequence TTGCACACCCGTCTGCCCCCCGTTCCCGCCTCTTTCTTCAGCATGGTTCTGGGCCTGGCCGGCCTGGGCACGGGCTGGCGCGTGGCCGCCCGGCACTGGGGCCTGCCGCCGTGGATCGGCGAGGCCGTGATGCTGCTGGCCGGCCTGGTGTGGCTGAGCCTGATCGTGCTGTACGGGCTGAAATGGCGGCACCAGCGCGAGGCCGCACGCGCCGAGATCGCGCACCCCATCCAGTGCTGCTTCGTCGCGCTGATCCCGGTCACGACGATGCTGATCGGCATGGCCGCGCTGCCCTACTGCCACGCCGTGGCGCTGCTGCTGTGCACGGCCGGTGGCCTGGGCGCGCTGGCCTTCGGCGTCTGGCGCCACGGCGGGCTCTGGCGCGGTGGCCGCAGCGTGAGCGCGACCACGCCGGTGCTCTACCTGCCGACCGTGGCCGCCAACCTGGTCTCCGCCATCGCCATGAGCGCGCTGGGCTGGCCGGAACTGGGGCAACTCTTCTTCGGCGCTGGGGTGCTGGCCTGGCTGGTGCTGGAGTCCCTCATCATCAGCCGCCTGCTGACCGCCGAGGAACTGCCGTCCGCGCTGCGCCCCACCCTGGGCATCCAGATGGCGCCGCCGGCCGTGGCTTTGCTGGCCTATGCCGCCGTCACCAGCGGCCCGCCGGATTTGCTGGCGCGCATGCTGCTGGGATATGCATTGGTGCAGGCCCTGCTGGCGCTGCGCCTGCTGCCCTGGGTCCGGCAACCGTTCACGCCCGGCTACTGGGCCTACACCTTCGGCGTGACGGCCCTCGCAACGAGCGTCATGCGCTACACGGAGCGGGGCAGCGACCCGATCTTCGGCGCGCTCGCGCCACTGCTCTTCATCGCCGCCAACGTGGTGGTCCTTGGCCTCGCCATCCGCACGGGGGTGGCGCTGCTGCAAGGCCGGCTGCTGCCTGTTCAGGCGCCTGCGCAGACGACGCAAAAGACGAGCGCGTGA
- a CDS encoding SDR family oxidoreductase: MRIFVTGASGFVGSAVVRELLGAGHRVLGLVRSDEGAAALKAQGAEPLRGTLEELDALRSGAAAADGVIHTAFNHDFSRFADNCALDRRAIETLGETLQGSGRPLVVTSGLAHLARGRLAAETDLPPVDPQAFPRVSEATAMGFLSLGVRAMVVRLAPTTHGAGDHGFVPYLIRFAREAGFAAYVGEGQNRWSAVHRLDAAALFRLAVEGGEAGARYHAVAEEGLPFKQIAEAIGQGLGLPVRCLTREEAPTHFKWLAGFAAMDMSASSAWTRGQLGWAPTGAGLMGDLAGADYFKA; this comes from the coding sequence ATGCGTATTTTTGTGACGGGTGCGAGCGGTTTCGTGGGCTCGGCCGTGGTGCGGGAACTGCTGGGCGCGGGCCACCGCGTGCTGGGCCTGGTGCGGTCTGACGAGGGCGCTGCGGCGCTGAAGGCCCAGGGGGCCGAGCCTTTGCGTGGTACCTTGGAGGAGCTGGACGCCCTGCGCTCAGGCGCGGCGGCGGCCGACGGTGTGATCCACACCGCTTTCAACCATGACTTTTCCCGCTTCGCCGACAACTGCGCGTTGGACCGGCGCGCCATCGAGACCCTGGGCGAAACCTTGCAGGGCTCGGGCCGGCCCCTGGTCGTGACGTCCGGCCTGGCCCATCTGGCCCGCGGCCGACTGGCCGCCGAGACTGATCTGCCGCCCGTGGACCCGCAGGCCTTCCCTCGCGTGTCCGAGGCCACGGCCATGGGCTTCCTGAGCCTGGGCGTGCGCGCCATGGTCGTGCGCCTGGCGCCCACCACGCACGGCGCGGGTGACCATGGTTTTGTTCCGTACCTCATCCGCTTTGCGCGCGAAGCCGGCTTCGCTGCCTACGTGGGCGAAGGCCAGAACCGCTGGTCCGCCGTGCATCGCCTGGATGCCGCCGCCCTGTTCCGGCTCGCCGTCGAAGGCGGTGAAGCCGGGGCGCGCTACCACGCCGTGGCGGAAGAAGGCTTGCCCTTCAAGCAGATCGCCGAAGCCATCGGGCAGGGTCTGGGCCTGCCGGTGCGTTGCCTCACGCGCGAGGAAGCGCCCACGCACTTCAAATGGCTGGCCGGCTTCGCGGCCATGGACATGTCGGCGTCGAGCGCCTGGACGCGGGGGCAGCTGGGGTGGGCGCCGACGGGGGCGGGGTTGATGGGGGATTTGGCGGGGGCGGATTACTTCAAGGCCTGA